Proteins encoded within one genomic window of Humulus lupulus chromosome 1, drHumLupu1.1, whole genome shotgun sequence:
- the LOC133825690 gene encoding uncharacterized protein LOC133825690 translates to MTGSGTTFSKGMERYYKRIDPNLSHPPAPKVDIDCSTKSHCSTKRHCISIDMSDLPTDPGLRIPISDYSLNIQDQIRRHYLQQGPCQPKNHKFLPKLFGGVERRFNIEWYDQFPTWLEYSIDKNSAFCLYCYLFKQNNGKQGGGEIFVSKGFSNWKKTETFANHKNDKDRKSYRVRLTASVDSIRFLLRQGLAFRGHDESEDSNNQGNFLELLNFLADHNEEVRAVALKNAPENLRLTSPRIQKDIVNACAIETIDVIIKDMGDAVFSILVDESRDVSIKEQMVVMFRYVDKRGYVIERFIGIEHVPNTTAISLKIAIDKLFSKHGLSISRLRGQGYDGASNMSREFNGLKSIIMKENECAFFVHCFAHQLQLALMGVAKKHDLIGTFLTVVSNVVNIVGASSKRRDILREKQAQKVIEALKSGQLSSGKGLNQENGIKRPCDTRWGSHFGTLVSFTIMFSSILDVLEEITNDSLNSDQKYEASIMLQVVQSYDFVFILHLVKNILGITNELSQVLQKGDQDIVNAMDLVKVCKEQLQIMRDNGWDSLVEEVSKFCVEFNIDVLNMDGIVIDLQLQELNSRFNEPNTELLLCVACLSPNNYFDAFDKEKLIRLAQLYPHDFSTVDLRVLEFQLQTYVDDLRSHTEFSELKGIADLSKRLVETNKHEVYPLVYLLIKWALTLPVATASVERAFSAMNIVKNQMRNKMGDEWLNDSLTVYLEKDIFNTIDNETIIHRFQNMKTRRGQL, encoded by the exons ATGACTGGATCTGGGACCACATTTTCAAAAG GTATGGAAAGATATTATAAAAGAATTGATCCAAATTTATCACATCCTCCGGCACCGAAAGTAGATATTGATTGCAGTACAAAAAGCCATTGCAGTACAAAGAGACATTGCATCTCAATTGATATGAGTGATCTTCCTACTGATCCTGGACTGCGAATTCCAATTTCAGATTATAGCCTGAATATTCAAGATCAAATTCGAAGACATTATTTGCAGCAAGGGCCTTGTCAACCAAAAAATCATAAATTTCTTCCGAAACTTTTTGGAGGCGTGGAGCGTCGGTTCAACATTGAATGGTATGATCAATTTCCTACTTGGTTAGAGTATAGCATCGATAAAAATTCCGCATTTTGTCTATATTGTTATCTTTTTAAGCAAAATAATGGAAAACAAGGTGGTGGTGAGATATTTGTTAGTAAGGGTTTTTCAAATTGGAAGAAAACAGAAACATTTGCAAATCAT AAAAACGACAAAGATCGAAAAAGTTATCGTGTTCGATTAACTGCATCAGTTGACAGTATTCGATTTCTTCTACGACAAGGTCTTGCATTTCGTGGTCATGATGAGTCTGAAGATTCTAATAATCAAGGTAACTTTCTTGAACTTCTAAATTTTTTGGCTGATCATAATGAGGAAGTTAGAGCTGTTGCTTTGAAAAATGCTCCTGAAAACCTTAGATTGACTTCCCCAAGGATTCAGAAAGACATTGTAAATGCATGTGCTATTGAAACAATTGATGTTATTATTAAAGACATGGGAGATGCTGTATTTTCTATTTTAGTTGATGAATCTCGTGATGTATCTATAAAGGAGCAAATGGTTGTAATGTTTCGTTATGTGGACAAGAGAGGGTATGTGATTGAACGATTCATAGGCATTGAACATGTTCCAAATACAACAGCAATCTCACTAAAAATAGCAATTGATAAGCTATTTTCAAAGCATGGGTTGAGCATATCTAGACTACGAGGTCAGGGATATGATGGAGCTAGTAACATGAGTAGAGAATTCAATGGTTTGAAGAGTATTATCATGAAGGAGAATGAATGTGCTTTTTTTGTTCACTGTTTTGCTCATCAGCTTCAATTAGCACTCATGGGTGTAGCcaaaaaacatgatttaatag gtaCTTTTCTCACTGTGGTATCCAATGTGGTGAATATTGTTGGAGCATCATCTAAGCGTCGTGACATTCTTCGAGAAAAACAAGCTCAGAAAGTCATTGAAGCCTTAAAAAGTGGACAACTTTCAAGTGGAAAAGGCTTAAATCAAGAAAATGGGATTAAGCGTCCATGTGATACACGATGGGGATCACACTTTGGCACTTTGGTAAGCTTCACTATCATGTTTTCATCTATCCTTGATGTACTTGAGGAAATTACAAATGATAGTTTGAATAGTGACCAAAAATATGAAGCATCTATTATGTTACAAGTGGTGCAATCATATGACTTTGTGTTTATTTTGCATTTGGTAAAAAATATACTTGGAATCACAAATGAGTTGTCGCAAGTCTTACAAAAAGGTGATCAAGATATTGTGAATGCCATGGATTTAGTTAAAGTATGCAAGGAGCAATTACAAATAATGAGAGATAATGGATGGGATTCCTTAGTAGAAGAAGTTTCTAAGTTTTGTGTGGAATTCAATATCGATGTTCTAAATATGGATGGAAT TGTGATAGATTTACAACTACAAGAGCTAAATAGTCGTTTTAATGAGCCTAACACTGAGTTGCTACTTTGTGTAGCATGTTTGTCTCCAAATAATTATTTTGATGCTTTTGACAAGGAAAAGCTAATTCGTCTTGCTCAACTCTATCCTCATGATTTTTCTACAGTGGATTTGAGGGTACTTGAATTTCAACTTCAAACTTATGTTGATGATCTGCGTTCACATACTGAATTTTCAGAATTGAAAGGAATTGCTGACCTTTCAAAAAGATTAGTGGAGACAAATAAACATGAGGTATATCCATTGGTATATTTGCTTATTAAATGGGCATTAACACTCCCAGTTGCAACAGCTTCAGTAGAAAGGGCATTTTCAGCTATGAACATTGTGAAAAATCAAATGCGCAACAAAATGGGAGATGAATGGTTGAATGATAGCTTGACTGTGTATCTTGAAAAAGATATATTCAATACTATTGACAATGAGACTATTATTCATCGTTTTCAAAACATGAAAACTCGTCGAGGACAACTTTAA